TCGGTTATATGACTCCTCAACAGCTTGAAGATGCTTTAAGAAAAACTGCATAAAAATTTGAGTTTTTGTGTCTACTATATTGACATAAATCCACTTCTTCCACTTGGGAGATAAGGCGCTGCCAATCCGGGCGGTCGAAGTTCGTACCACTATAGCCATCATCCACAAAGAACTCAGTGTTTGTAAAACCATTGTCATCAGCGTACTTCTGTAAAATGGTCTTCTGATTTTTAATGCTGTTAGAATCACCCTGTAGTTCGTCATCTCGTGAAAGACGGCAATACAGAGCGGTTATTTTATCGTTATTCTTCACAGCAGTATAAGACTGCCTGCTATTCATGTTTACCTCCTTTCCGACAGTCTTCAAGCGGTACTCTATGTTCCCGTACTGCCGCGAATAAGTCAAGTTATTTTGATTAAGAAGCCTTATTTAATTCAAGCTTTGCTGTGTCGTTAAGTATCATGCGTTTCAGCTTGTCATAGGCAGTTTCTTTGGCAGTGCTACTGACTGCTGATTCTATAATGTAGAGAGTATCACCGATTACCTTTTCGGTAACGCAGATGGTCTTCTCAGCCATAAGGCA
This region of Defluviitalea raffinosedens genomic DNA includes:
- a CDS encoding transposon-encoded TnpW family protein, whose amino-acid sequence is MAEKTICVTEKVIGDTLYIIESAVSSTAKETAYDKLKRMILNDTAKLELNKAS